In one Chlamydia sp. BM-2023 genomic region, the following are encoded:
- the murJ gene encoding murein biosynthesis integral membrane protein MurJ: protein MNKKDSQGSVASSLFNLLSGTFFSRVTGMLREIVMAAYFGADPLVAAFWLAFRTIFFLRKILGGPILGLAFIPHFEFLRAKDASRAACFFRSFSRFFCYNACGFTLLIEICLGIWLYYAQGSVADAVQLTMILLPSGIFLMMYTVNSALLHCEKRFLSVGLAPAIVNILWILTVILARDSDPRQRIVGLSVVLVIGFTLEWLVTVPGVKKFLGTATEPPQERDSIKALLAPLSLGLLSMGVFQINLLSDMCLARYINEIGPLYLMYSIRIQQLPVHLFGLGVFTVLLPAISRCVQEKNDEEGYELMKFALNLTVAVMVIMTMGLLLLALPGVRVLYEHGLFPTTAVHAIVEVLRGYSGSIIPMALIPLISVLFYAQRHYTIPLVIGIIAAVCNMFLNVVFGCWIFKHVSGLAYATSLVSWGQLFFLWKYASKHHPAYSGLMWITFKRSIKVVGTTCLAFAVTLGMNIFTHTTYIVFLKPRTSLAWPLSSFVAQSTAFFCESVIFLAFLFGFAKLLRVEDLVNLTSFQYWKGRRSLLHSSQVMQDSQN, encoded by the coding sequence ATGAATAAAAAAGACAGCCAGGGATCAGTAGCCAGCTCACTTTTTAATTTATTGTCGGGAACCTTTTTTAGTCGTGTAACGGGAATGTTACGCGAAATCGTTATGGCAGCCTATTTTGGAGCCGATCCTTTAGTAGCGGCTTTTTGGTTGGCATTCAGAACTATTTTCTTTTTAAGGAAAATTTTAGGCGGGCCAATTTTAGGATTGGCATTTATCCCTCACTTCGAATTTTTAAGAGCAAAAGATGCCAGCAGAGCAGCGTGTTTCTTCAGAAGCTTCTCAAGATTTTTTTGTTATAATGCCTGCGGATTTACTCTACTCATTGAAATATGCTTGGGAATTTGGCTCTACTACGCTCAAGGTAGTGTTGCCGACGCCGTGCAGCTTACGATGATTCTTCTCCCTTCTGGGATATTTCTCATGATGTATACCGTCAATTCGGCTTTGCTACATTGTGAAAAAAGATTCCTTAGCGTAGGTCTAGCGCCCGCTATTGTAAATATTCTTTGGATCCTAACTGTAATTTTAGCAAGAGACAGCGACCCTAGACAAAGAATCGTGGGATTGTCAGTCGTTCTTGTCATAGGATTTACTCTAGAATGGCTTGTAACCGTGCCAGGAGTGAAGAAATTTTTAGGAACAGCAACGGAACCTCCTCAAGAGCGCGATAGCATAAAAGCATTACTAGCTCCGCTTTCCCTAGGCCTACTTTCTATGGGGGTTTTCCAAATCAATCTTTTGAGTGATATGTGCCTAGCTCGTTACATAAACGAAATCGGCCCGCTATACTTAATGTATTCAATAAGAATTCAACAGCTGCCTGTGCACTTATTCGGACTTGGTGTGTTCACTGTTTTATTGCCAGCGATTTCTCGATGTGTTCAAGAAAAAAATGATGAAGAAGGTTACGAACTCATGAAGTTCGCCTTAAACCTCACTGTCGCTGTAATGGTAATCATGACCATGGGATTGCTATTGTTAGCTCTTCCAGGAGTGCGTGTTTTATACGAACATGGACTGTTTCCCACAACTGCCGTACACGCAATTGTAGAGGTGCTTCGTGGTTATAGCGGAAGTATCATACCCATGGCACTCATTCCCTTAATCTCAGTATTATTTTATGCTCAGCGGCATTATACAATACCTCTTGTTATTGGAATCATAGCCGCTGTATGTAATATGTTTTTAAACGTAGTGTTTGGTTGCTGGATATTCAAACACGTCTCAGGACTAGCCTACGCGACGTCTCTTGTTTCCTGGGGACAGTTATTCTTCTTATGGAAATATGCTTCAAAACACCATCCTGCGTATTCTGGATTGATGTGGATCACATTTAAACGGTCTATAAAAGTCGTTGGAACTACATGTTTGGCCTTTGCAGTTACCCTAGGGATGAATATTTTCACACATACCACCTACATAGTTTTCCTCAAGCCTCGCACCTCATTAGCTTGGCCCTTATCCTCTTTTGTCGCGCAGAGCACGGCTTTTTTCTGCGAAAGCGTCATTTTCTTGGCTTTTTTGTTTGGTTTTGCAAAACTACTTCGAGTAGAAGATCTTGTAAACTTAACATCTTTTCAATATTGGAAAGGACGCCGAAGCCTCTTGCATAGTTCGCAAGTTATGCAAGATAGTCAGAATTAA
- the rpsD gene encoding 30S ribosomal protein S4 — protein sequence MARYCGPKNRIARRFGANIFGRSRNPLLKKPHPPGQHGMQRKKKSDYGLQLEEKQKLKACFGMILEKQLVKAFKEVINKQGSVTKMFLERFECRLDNMVYRMGFAKTIFAAQQLVSHGHVMVNGRKVDRRSFFLRPGMQVSLKEKSKKLQSVQEALEGKDESSLPAYISLDKAGFKGELLVSPEQDQIEAQLPLPVDVSVVCEFLSHRT from the coding sequence ATGGCTCGATATTGCGGCCCTAAAAATAGAATAGCAAGGCGTTTTGGAGCGAATATTTTTGGAAGAAGCCGAAACCCTCTGCTCAAAAAGCCCCATCCTCCAGGTCAGCATGGTATGCAGAGAAAGAAAAAGTCTGACTACGGTCTGCAGCTTGAAGAAAAGCAAAAATTAAAAGCTTGCTTTGGCATGATCTTAGAGAAGCAGCTTGTTAAGGCCTTTAAAGAGGTGATTAATAAACAAGGCAGCGTCACAAAGATGTTCTTAGAAAGATTCGAATGTCGCCTAGATAATATGGTGTACCGTATGGGCTTTGCTAAGACTATTTTTGCAGCACAGCAATTAGTTTCTCATGGTCACGTGATGGTGAACGGTAGAAAAGTTGACAGAAGATCATTTTTCCTGCGTCCTGGAATGCAAGTTTCATTGAAGGAAAAATCTAAAAAACTACAGTCTGTTCAAGAGGCTTTGGAAGGGAAAGATGAAAGTTCTCTACCTGCCTATATTTCTTTGGATAAGGCGGGCTTTAAAGGTGAACTTTTAGTTTCTCCGGAACAAGACCAAATAGAAGCTCAGCTTCCTCTGCCTGTAGACGTTTCTGTTGTATGTGAGTTTTTATCTCACAGAACATAA
- a CDS encoding MFS transporter, translating into MDVSIQKKSFRALVITHFLTILNDNLYKFLLVFFLLEGKNLTENAKILSYVSLFFALPFLLLAPLAGSLSDRYQKRNIILVTRVIEIICTSLGLYFFYIQSALGGYVVLILMASHTAVFGPAKMGILPEMLSLDYLSKANGIMTAVTYAGSILGSCFAPLLVDITKNLPVNCYMLSTGFCVASSILSTFIAWRIRPSNIKNRSQKITYVGFKDLWEILKDTRHVHYLMLSIFLVALFLLVGAYTQVEIIPFVEFTLGYPKHYGGYLFPLVALGVGVGSYIAGWLSGKDIKLGYVPVMAIGIGLAFMGLYASSSSLIGVMFFLLLLGFLGGIYQVPLHAYVQYASPEHQRGQILAANNFLDFVGVLIAAGIVRIMGSGLGLSPEISFLYMGMLVFALGAWMLWVWKELVYRLLLSAVLVKQLGSYLKLPKSMVPICYFVHTHSYREVRRVLAMLPKTIRSTVVILDEKLQPGWTTRLISYCVPTVVSDIEDTSDRGVKEAWAVLQAKRLQNLLKKQPDLCVVCLGKEENIEIFSSVLLEQGIDLKSIHLSCKQISHRRNTYHLSLSPAESTAQ; encoded by the coding sequence ATGGATGTTTCAATACAAAAAAAATCTTTTCGTGCTTTAGTAATAACGCATTTTCTTACGATATTAAATGATAATCTCTATAAGTTTCTTTTAGTGTTTTTCCTTCTAGAAGGGAAAAACCTAACAGAAAACGCTAAGATATTATCTTATGTCAGCTTGTTCTTCGCCTTGCCGTTTTTGCTATTAGCACCTCTTGCAGGAAGTTTATCAGATAGATACCAGAAACGAAACATTATCTTAGTTACTCGCGTTATTGAAATAATCTGTACCTCTTTAGGATTGTATTTTTTCTATATACAATCTGCTTTAGGTGGCTATGTAGTTTTAATTTTAATGGCAAGCCATACAGCAGTTTTTGGCCCTGCAAAAATGGGAATACTCCCAGAAATGCTTTCTTTAGATTACCTATCGAAAGCTAATGGTATTATGACCGCTGTTACATATGCAGGGAGCATTCTTGGTTCGTGTTTTGCACCGCTCCTTGTAGACATCACAAAAAATCTCCCAGTGAATTGCTATATGCTATCCACAGGATTTTGTGTTGCTTCCTCTATATTGAGCACTTTCATTGCTTGGCGTATACGCCCAAGTAATATCAAAAATCGTAGTCAAAAAATTACCTACGTAGGCTTTAAAGATCTTTGGGAAATATTAAAAGATACTCGTCATGTTCACTACCTGATGTTGTCTATTTTCCTTGTTGCCCTATTTCTTTTAGTCGGAGCCTATACTCAAGTAGAAATTATTCCTTTTGTAGAATTTACTCTAGGATACCCTAAACATTACGGAGGTTACCTATTTCCTCTTGTAGCTTTAGGCGTGGGAGTAGGATCTTATATTGCAGGATGGTTATCCGGAAAAGATATTAAATTGGGTTATGTCCCAGTAATGGCCATAGGAATAGGTCTTGCTTTTATGGGGCTATATGCTTCCTCATCATCGTTAATAGGTGTCATGTTTTTCCTCCTGCTTTTAGGATTTTTAGGAGGTATATACCAAGTTCCACTGCATGCTTATGTACAATATGCAAGTCCTGAACATCAACGAGGGCAAATCCTAGCCGCAAATAATTTTTTAGATTTTGTGGGAGTGTTAATTGCTGCCGGAATCGTAAGGATAATGGGATCGGGGCTCGGTCTATCCCCAGAGATTAGTTTTTTGTATATGGGAATGCTAGTTTTTGCTTTAGGCGCGTGGATGCTTTGGGTGTGGAAAGAGCTCGTATATCGATTGCTGCTAAGTGCAGTATTAGTAAAACAATTGGGAAGCTATCTTAAACTGCCAAAATCGATGGTTCCTATATGCTATTTTGTTCATACCCACTCCTATCGGGAAGTACGTCGCGTATTAGCCATGCTGCCAAAAACAATACGAAGTACTGTGGTAATATTAGATGAAAAATTACAACCAGGCTGGACAACCAGGCTGATTTCTTATTGTGTCCCCACAGTCGTCTCCGACATAGAAGATACAAGTGATAGAGGGGTTAAAGAGGCTTGGGCCGTTTTGCAAGCTAAACGTTTGCAAAACTTATTGAAAAAACAACCAGATCTCTGCGTGGTGTGTTTGGGAAAAGAAGAAAATATCGAAATTTTTTCCAGCGTATTACTAGAACAAGGCATTGATCTTAAAAGTATTCATCTGTCCTGTAAACAAATATCCCATCGAAGAAATACTTATCACTTATCATTGAGCCCTGCTGAAAGCACAGCTCAATAA
- a CDS encoding deoxyribonuclease IV, translating to MQVFPPPQVPLLGAHTSTAGGLQNALYEGREIGASTIQMFTANQRQWRRRPLTDSLITAFKTALEETSLSYIMSHAGYLINPGAPNPEILEKSRICINQEIEDCISLGINFVNFHPGAAVNDTKEACLDRIVSSFSLMEPLFEDSPPLVVLFETTAGQGTLIGSNFEELGYLIDKLKHKIPVGVCIDTCHIFAAGYDITSPEGWKQVLKHFDDQIGLSYLRAFHLNDSMFPLGKHKDRHAPLGEGDIGIESFKFLMQDKRTCMIPKYLETPGGPELWAKEIRKLESFQK from the coding sequence ATGCAGGTATTTCCGCCTCCCCAAGTTCCTTTATTAGGCGCTCACACATCTACTGCGGGAGGCCTTCAAAACGCCCTTTATGAGGGGCGAGAAATTGGGGCTTCTACTATTCAAATGTTCACTGCGAATCAAAGACAGTGGCGCAGACGCCCTCTTACTGATTCTTTAATAACAGCTTTTAAAACAGCTCTGGAAGAAACCTCTCTATCTTATATTATGAGTCATGCTGGCTATTTAATTAATCCAGGGGCTCCCAATCCAGAAATCCTAGAAAAAAGCCGTATCTGCATAAATCAGGAAATCGAGGATTGTATATCCCTGGGAATAAATTTTGTTAATTTTCATCCCGGTGCAGCAGTCAATGATACTAAAGAAGCTTGCTTAGATAGAATTGTTTCAAGTTTTTCGTTGATGGAGCCTTTATTTGAAGACTCGCCACCACTTGTTGTTCTTTTTGAAACTACTGCCGGTCAAGGGACTCTTATAGGGAGCAATTTCGAAGAGCTTGGCTATCTAATAGACAAGCTTAAGCATAAAATCCCTGTAGGAGTCTGCATAGATACTTGTCACATTTTTGCTGCTGGTTACGATATTACCTCTCCTGAGGGTTGGAAGCAAGTACTCAAACACTTTGATGATCAAATAGGCCTATCCTATTTACGAGCTTTTCATTTAAATGACTCTATGTTCCCTCTAGGGAAGCACAAAGATCGCCATGCTCCTCTCGGAGAAGGAGATATAGGTATAGAAAGTTTTAAATTTCTTATGCAGGACAAGCGAACTTGCATGATTCCAAAATATCTAGAGACTCCTGGAGGGCCAGAGTTGTGGGCGAAGGAAATTCGTAAATTGGAAAGTTTTCAAAAATAG
- a CDS encoding rhodanese-related sulfurtransferase, which yields MKKNYYALAYYYLTRVDNPQQEIALHKELFKKLDVSCRIYISEQGINGQFSGYQPDAEHYMTWLRQRPGFSNVKFKIHNVEENIFPRVTVKYRKELVALGCDVDLSTQGKHISPKEWHEKLEENRCLVLDVRNNYEWKIGHFENAVLPDIQTFREFPEYAERLSKQHDPATTPVMMYCTGGIRCELYSSLLLEKGFKEVYQLDGGVIAYGQAVGTGKWRGKLFVFDDRLAVPIDEADPNVAPISECSHCKTCCDTYYNCANTDCNNLFICCDDCIATTKGCCSNECSQAPRIRSFSSSRGNKPFRRMHLCESNEQVEESSCCCLVE from the coding sequence ATGAAAAAGAATTATTATGCTTTAGCTTACTATTATTTAACTCGTGTAGATAATCCTCAACAGGAAATTGCGTTGCACAAGGAACTATTTAAAAAACTTGATGTTTCTTGTCGTATCTACATATCTGAACAGGGCATAAATGGTCAATTTAGTGGCTATCAGCCCGATGCCGAACACTACATGACCTGGCTAAGACAGCGTCCTGGATTTTCAAATGTAAAATTTAAAATTCACAACGTTGAAGAAAATATTTTTCCCCGTGTGACTGTTAAATATCGCAAAGAGCTTGTTGCTCTTGGTTGTGATGTTGATCTTTCAACCCAAGGAAAACATATTTCGCCAAAAGAATGGCATGAAAAATTAGAAGAAAATCGTTGTCTAGTTTTAGACGTAAGAAATAACTACGAATGGAAAATCGGTCATTTTGAAAATGCTGTCCTTCCTGATATTCAAACTTTTCGTGAGTTCCCTGAATATGCTGAGCGCCTTTCAAAACAACATGATCCTGCAACAACACCTGTTATGATGTATTGTACAGGAGGCATTCGCTGTGAGTTGTATTCTTCTCTTCTTTTAGAAAAAGGTTTTAAAGAAGTCTATCAACTTGATGGTGGTGTCATAGCTTATGGCCAAGCCGTAGGAACAGGAAAATGGCGAGGAAAACTGTTTGTTTTTGATGATCGTTTAGCTGTGCCTATTGATGAGGCTGATCCTAACGTAGCGCCTATTTCCGAGTGTTCCCATTGCAAGACTTGCTGCGATACTTATTACAATTGTGCAAATACTGATTGTAATAATTTATTTATCTGCTGCGATGACTGTATTGCTACAACTAAGGGTTGCTGTTCTAACGAGTGCTCTCAAGCACCTAGAATTCGCTCCTTCTCTTCTTCTAGAGGTAATAAACCTTTCCGTCGTATGCATCTATGTGAAAGCAACGAGCAAGTCGAAGAATCTTCTTGCTGTTGCCTGGTAGAGTAG